The Vicia villosa cultivar HV-30 ecotype Madison, WI linkage group LG1, Vvil1.0, whole genome shotgun sequence genome includes a region encoding these proteins:
- the LOC131634497 gene encoding uncharacterized protein LOC131634497 — MGARGVIADKWSMRVLWACAIGSAVSLYMVAVERQKQNRQKMLAEGLRGMELGESDDV; from the exons ATGGGAGCAAGAGGAGTAATCGCAGACAAGTGGTCTATGAGAGTTCTTTGGGCTTGTGCTATTGGAAGTGCTGTTA GTCTGTATATGGTTGCTGTAGAAAGACAAAAACAAAATCGGCAGAAGATGTTGGCTGAAGGCTTGAGGGGAATGGAGTTGGGGGAAAGCGATGATGTTTAA